A single Salminus brasiliensis chromosome 20, fSalBra1.hap2, whole genome shotgun sequence DNA region contains:
- the git2a gene encoding ARF GTPase-activating protein GIT2a isoform X7, with translation MSKRGRSSEVCADCGLPDPRWASVNRAVLICDQCCSVHRSLGRHSSQIRHLVHTAWSPTQLQMVRTLYKSGSNSIWEHSLLDSSSAASGRRKASPQDKLHPNKAEFIRAKYQMLAFIHRMPCRDDDSFTAKDLSKQLHSSVRTGNLETSLRLLSLGAQANFFHPEKGNTPLHIAAKAGQVSQVELLSVYGADPGAPDANGNTPIEYARQAGHPDLADRLVEIQYELTDRLAFYLCSRRPDHKNGQHFIIPQLADSSQDLSVLAKAAKKKLQSLSNHLFEELAMDVYDEVDRRETDAVWLTAQSHSSLVTEAVLVPFLPVNPEYSSTRNQGRQKLARFNAHEFATLIIDILSDAMRRQQGNSAPSPKDELILKRASSRHASDSQDPDQPDYDSVASDEDTDVEVHSAKTNRAKSLDSDQSDGPVTVQDFLEVKNALTASEAKIEQLMKANVTLTEELRLMQKKLHSLQSENGSLRCQVSAPPPSQTPRAPEAPNPSVPLKTRSMSMYETSSGLRPFLPKGEPPQPEEFPSLQPFLTYPERGVFSAPFSSSSSLPSSPSSSRTLRCPQTVEFPPLSSSLPPSLMSSVSSSALQPSSGCCCNLVSKADKRSSVSDGDYDNTVHDSELEDSGLDGKSRLRVLGWGEGPDDQEAEPNAALPTTEDVIRKTEQITKNIQELLKAAQDSQQDSRPSEPRDNARRLRHSLGCFSTLMPWAEKPPSPMQPFGLRSSGTSSNPKTPISPNNPASCFVSCAERIHVAVSDMAALFPKKPRSETVRGSLRLLKASAHRLQVQCKKTSTADSVFMQQIIQCAYDIAKAAKQLVTITTKENCN, from the exons ATGTCTAAACGAGGGCGAAGCAGTGAAGTGTGTGCGGACTGCGGTTTACCAG aTCCACGCTGGGCGTCAGTGAACAGAGCAGTGCTGATCTGCGATCAGTGCTGCAGTGTACACCGCAGCCTCGGACGCCACAGCTCACAGATACGCCACCTCGTACACACCGCCTGGTCTCCAACACAACTGCAG aTGGTCCGGACACTGTATAAAAGTGGGTCGAACTCCATTTGGGAGCATTCCCTGCTGGACTCCTCCTCGGCGGCGAGCGGCAGGAGGAAGGCCAGTCCTCAGGATAAACTTCA CCCAAACAAAGCCGAGTTCATCAGAGCCAAGTATCAGATGCTGGCCTTCATCCATCGGATGCCCTGTCGGGATGACGACAGCTTCACAGCGAAGGACCTAAGCAAG CAACTTCACTCCAGCGTGCGGACGGGTAACCTGGAGACGTCTCTGCGGTTGCTGTCCCTCGGAGCTCAGGCCAACTTCTTCCACCCG GAGAAGGGCAACACACCACTGCACATAGCGGCCAAAGCCGGCCAGGTGTCTCAGGTGGAGCTGCTCTCGGTGTACGGTGCCGACCCTGGAGCTCCGGACGCCAACGGAAACACACCCATTGAATACGCAAG ACAGGCGGGCCACCCAGACCTGGCTGATCGACTGGTGGAGATCCAGTATGAGCTGACCGACAGGCTGGCCTTTTACTTGTGCAGCCGGAGGCCAG ATCATAAGAACGGACAGCACTTCATAATACCGCAGCTGGCAGACAG CTCTCAGGATTTGTCCGTGTTGGCCAAAGCTGCTAAAAAAAAGCTGCAGTCG CTCAGCAACCACCTGTTCGAGGAGCTGGCGATGGACGTGTACGATGAGGTGGACAGAAGGGAAACGGACGCAG TTTGGCTGACCGCACAGAGCCACAGCAGCCTGGTGACTGAAGCCGTGCTCGTGCCTTTCCTTCCTGTGAACCCCGAGTACTCATCGACGCGAAACCAG GGAAGACAGAAGCTCGCCAGGTTCAACGCTCACGAGTTTGCCACTCTGATCATCGACATCCTGAGCGATGCGATGCGCCGCCAGCAGGGGAACTCCGCCCCGAGTCCTAAAG ATGAGCTGATTCTGAAGCGTGCGAGCAGTCGCCACGCGAGCGACAGCCAAGACCCCGACCAGCCTGACTACGACAGCGTGGCGTCAGACGAGGACACGGACGTCGAAGTGCACTCTGCCAAAACCAACCGGGCTAAG AGTCTGGACTCGGACCAGTCGGACGGCCCGGTGACGGTGCAGGACTTTCTGGAGGTGAAGAATGCCCTGACTGCCTCGGAGGCCAAAATCGAGCAGCTGATGAAGGCCAACGTCACGCTGACCGAGGAGCTGCGGCTCATGCAGAAAAAG CTTCACTCTCTGCAAAGTGAGAACGGCTCTCTCAGATGCCAGGTTTCAGCCCCGCCTCCCAGTCAGACCCCCAGGGCCCCCGAAGCCCCAAACCCATCCGTACCCCTGAAAACTCGCTCCATGTCCATGTACGAGACGAGCTCAGGTCTGAGGCCTTTTCTCCCCAAAGGAGAGCCGCCTCAACCTGAGGAGTTCCCCTCCCTGCAGCCCTTCCTAACCTAT ccggAACGGGGTGTGTTCTCGgcccccttctcctcctcctcgtccctCCCCTCGTCCCCGTCCTCATCCCGGACCCTGCGCTGCCCTCAAACTGTGGAGTTCCCTCCCTTGTCCTCCTCTCTTCCACCCTCGCTCATGTCCTCCGTCTCTTCCTCCGCCCTCCAACCGTCATCGGGCTGCTGCTGTAACCT GGTCTCCAAGGCGGATAAGCGGAGCAGTGTGTCTGACGGCGATTATGACAACACAGTCCACGACTCTGAGCTGGAGGATTCTGG TCTGGACGGCAAAAGCAGGTTGCGGGTTCTCGGCTGGGGGGAGGGGCCAGATGACCAGGAGGCGGAGCCTAACGCAGCACTCCCAACTACAGAGGACGTGATCCGCAAAACCGAGCAGATTACCAAAAACATCCAGGAGCTGCTAAAGGCCGCCCAGGACAGCCAGCAGGACAG cAGGCCGAGTGAGCCGCGGGACAACGCGCGGAGGCTCCGGCACAGTCTGGGCTGTTTTAGCACCCTCATGCCCTGGGCCGAGAAGCCCCCCTCCCCTATGCAGCCCTTCGGGCTCCGTAGCTCCGGAACATCTAGCAACCCTAAAACCCCCATCAGCCCCAACAACCCGGCCTCTTG CTTTGTATCCTGTGCAGAAAGAATACACGTGGCTGTAAGTGACATGGCGGCGCTATTTCCCAAG AAGCCTCGGTCGGAGACGGTCCGCGGCTCCTTGCGGCTGCTCAAGGCCAGCGCCCACCGGCTGCAGGTCCAGTGCAAGAAAACATCCACTGCAGACAGCGTCTTCATGCAGCAGATCATCCAGTGTGCCTACGACATCGCCAAGGCCGCCAAGCAACTCGTCACCATAACCACCAAAGAGAATTGCAACTGA
- the git2a gene encoding ARF GTPase-activating protein GIT2a isoform X1, which yields MSKRGRSSEVCADCGLPDPRWASVNRAVLICDQCCSVHRSLGRHSSQIRHLVHTAWSPTQLQMVRTLYKSGSNSIWEHSLLDSSSAASGRRKASPQDKLHPNKAEFIRAKYQMLAFIHRMPCRDDDSFTAKDLSKQLHSSVRTGNLETSLRLLSLGAQANFFHPEKGNTPLHIAAKAGQVSQVELLSVYGADPGAPDANGNTPIEYARQAGHPDLADRLVEIQYELTDRLAFYLCSRRPDHKNGQHFIIPQLADSSQDLSVLAKAAKKKLQSLSNHLFEELAMDVYDEVDRRETDAVWLTAQSHSSLVTEAVLVPFLPVNPEYSSTRNQGRQKLARFNAHEFATLIIDILSDAMRRQQGNSAPSPKDELILKRASSRHASDSQDPDQPDYDSVASDEDTDVEVHSAKTNRAKSLDSDQSDGPVTVQDFLEVKNALTASEAKIEQLMKANVTLTEELRLMQKKLHSLQSENGSLRCQVSAPPPSQTPRAPEAPNPSVPLKTRSMSMYETSSGLRPFLPKGEPPQPEEFPSLQPFLTYVSKADKRSSVSDGDYDNTVHDSELEDSGLDGKSRLRVLGWGEGPDDQEAEPNAALPTTEDVIRKTEQITKNIQELLKAAQDSQQDSRPSEPRDNARRLRHSLGCFSTLMPWAEKPPSPMQPFGLRSSGTSSNPKTPISPNNPASCFVSCAERIHVAVSDMAALFPKKPRSETVRGSLRLLKASAHRLQVQCKKTSTADSVFMQQIIQCAYDIAKAAKQLVTITTKENCN from the exons ATGTCTAAACGAGGGCGAAGCAGTGAAGTGTGTGCGGACTGCGGTTTACCAG aTCCACGCTGGGCGTCAGTGAACAGAGCAGTGCTGATCTGCGATCAGTGCTGCAGTGTACACCGCAGCCTCGGACGCCACAGCTCACAGATACGCCACCTCGTACACACCGCCTGGTCTCCAACACAACTGCAG aTGGTCCGGACACTGTATAAAAGTGGGTCGAACTCCATTTGGGAGCATTCCCTGCTGGACTCCTCCTCGGCGGCGAGCGGCAGGAGGAAGGCCAGTCCTCAGGATAAACTTCA CCCAAACAAAGCCGAGTTCATCAGAGCCAAGTATCAGATGCTGGCCTTCATCCATCGGATGCCCTGTCGGGATGACGACAGCTTCACAGCGAAGGACCTAAGCAAG CAACTTCACTCCAGCGTGCGGACGGGTAACCTGGAGACGTCTCTGCGGTTGCTGTCCCTCGGAGCTCAGGCCAACTTCTTCCACCCG GAGAAGGGCAACACACCACTGCACATAGCGGCCAAAGCCGGCCAGGTGTCTCAGGTGGAGCTGCTCTCGGTGTACGGTGCCGACCCTGGAGCTCCGGACGCCAACGGAAACACACCCATTGAATACGCAAG ACAGGCGGGCCACCCAGACCTGGCTGATCGACTGGTGGAGATCCAGTATGAGCTGACCGACAGGCTGGCCTTTTACTTGTGCAGCCGGAGGCCAG ATCATAAGAACGGACAGCACTTCATAATACCGCAGCTGGCAGACAG CTCTCAGGATTTGTCCGTGTTGGCCAAAGCTGCTAAAAAAAAGCTGCAGTCG CTCAGCAACCACCTGTTCGAGGAGCTGGCGATGGACGTGTACGATGAGGTGGACAGAAGGGAAACGGACGCAG TTTGGCTGACCGCACAGAGCCACAGCAGCCTGGTGACTGAAGCCGTGCTCGTGCCTTTCCTTCCTGTGAACCCCGAGTACTCATCGACGCGAAACCAG GGAAGACAGAAGCTCGCCAGGTTCAACGCTCACGAGTTTGCCACTCTGATCATCGACATCCTGAGCGATGCGATGCGCCGCCAGCAGGGGAACTCCGCCCCGAGTCCTAAAG ATGAGCTGATTCTGAAGCGTGCGAGCAGTCGCCACGCGAGCGACAGCCAAGACCCCGACCAGCCTGACTACGACAGCGTGGCGTCAGACGAGGACACGGACGTCGAAGTGCACTCTGCCAAAACCAACCGGGCTAAG AGTCTGGACTCGGACCAGTCGGACGGCCCGGTGACGGTGCAGGACTTTCTGGAGGTGAAGAATGCCCTGACTGCCTCGGAGGCCAAAATCGAGCAGCTGATGAAGGCCAACGTCACGCTGACCGAGGAGCTGCGGCTCATGCAGAAAAAG CTTCACTCTCTGCAAAGTGAGAACGGCTCTCTCAGATGCCAGGTTTCAGCCCCGCCTCCCAGTCAGACCCCCAGGGCCCCCGAAGCCCCAAACCCATCCGTACCCCTGAAAACTCGCTCCATGTCCATGTACGAGACGAGCTCAGGTCTGAGGCCTTTTCTCCCCAAAGGAGAGCCGCCTCAACCTGAGGAGTTCCCCTCCCTGCAGCCCTTCCTAACCTAT GTCTCCAAGGCGGATAAGCGGAGCAGTGTGTCTGACGGCGATTATGACAACACAGTCCACGACTCTGAGCTGGAGGATTCTGG TCTGGACGGCAAAAGCAGGTTGCGGGTTCTCGGCTGGGGGGAGGGGCCAGATGACCAGGAGGCGGAGCCTAACGCAGCACTCCCAACTACAGAGGACGTGATCCGCAAAACCGAGCAGATTACCAAAAACATCCAGGAGCTGCTAAAGGCCGCCCAGGACAGCCAGCAGGACAG cAGGCCGAGTGAGCCGCGGGACAACGCGCGGAGGCTCCGGCACAGTCTGGGCTGTTTTAGCACCCTCATGCCCTGGGCCGAGAAGCCCCCCTCCCCTATGCAGCCCTTCGGGCTCCGTAGCTCCGGAACATCTAGCAACCCTAAAACCCCCATCAGCCCCAACAACCCGGCCTCTTG CTTTGTATCCTGTGCAGAAAGAATACACGTGGCTGTAAGTGACATGGCGGCGCTATTTCCCAAG AAGCCTCGGTCGGAGACGGTCCGCGGCTCCTTGCGGCTGCTCAAGGCCAGCGCCCACCGGCTGCAGGTCCAGTGCAAGAAAACATCCACTGCAGACAGCGTCTTCATGCAGCAGATCATCCAGTGTGCCTACGACATCGCCAAGGCCGCCAAGCAACTCGTCACCATAACCACCAAAGAGAATTGCAACTGA
- the git2a gene encoding ARF GTPase-activating protein GIT2a isoform X2, giving the protein MSKRGRSSEVCADCGLPDPRWASVNRAVLICDQCCSVHRSLGRHSSQIRHLVHTAWSPTQLQMVRTLYKSGSNSIWEHSLLDSSSAASGRRKASPQDKLHPNKAEFIRAKYQMLAFIHRMPCRDDDSFTAKDLSKQLHSSVRTGNLETSLRLLSLGAQANFFHPEKGNTPLHIAAKAGQVSQVELLSVYGADPGAPDANGNTPIEYARQAGHPDLADRLVEIQYELTDRLAFYLCSRRPDHKNGQHFIIPQLADSSQDLSVLAKAAKKKLQSLSNHLFEELAMDVYDEVDRRETDAVWLTAQSHSSLVTEAVLVPFLPVNPEYSSTRNQGRQKLARFNAHEFATLIIDILSDAMRRQQGNSAPSPKDELILKRASSRHASDSQDPDQPDYDSVASDEDTDVEVHSAKTNRAKSLDSDQSDGPVTVQDFLEVKNALTASEAKIEQLMKANVTLTEELRLMQKKLHSLQSENGSLRCQVSAPPPSQTPRAPEAPNPSVPLKTRSMSMYETSSGLRPFLPKGEPPQPEEFPSLQPFLTYVSKADKRSSVSDGDYDNTVHDSELEDSGLDGKSRLRVLGWGEGPDDQEAEPNAALPTTEDVIRKTEQITKNIQELLKAAQDSQQDRPSEPRDNARRLRHSLGCFSTLMPWAEKPPSPMQPFGLRSSGTSSNPKTPISPNNPASCFVSCAERIHVAVSDMAALFPKKPRSETVRGSLRLLKASAHRLQVQCKKTSTADSVFMQQIIQCAYDIAKAAKQLVTITTKENCN; this is encoded by the exons ATGTCTAAACGAGGGCGAAGCAGTGAAGTGTGTGCGGACTGCGGTTTACCAG aTCCACGCTGGGCGTCAGTGAACAGAGCAGTGCTGATCTGCGATCAGTGCTGCAGTGTACACCGCAGCCTCGGACGCCACAGCTCACAGATACGCCACCTCGTACACACCGCCTGGTCTCCAACACAACTGCAG aTGGTCCGGACACTGTATAAAAGTGGGTCGAACTCCATTTGGGAGCATTCCCTGCTGGACTCCTCCTCGGCGGCGAGCGGCAGGAGGAAGGCCAGTCCTCAGGATAAACTTCA CCCAAACAAAGCCGAGTTCATCAGAGCCAAGTATCAGATGCTGGCCTTCATCCATCGGATGCCCTGTCGGGATGACGACAGCTTCACAGCGAAGGACCTAAGCAAG CAACTTCACTCCAGCGTGCGGACGGGTAACCTGGAGACGTCTCTGCGGTTGCTGTCCCTCGGAGCTCAGGCCAACTTCTTCCACCCG GAGAAGGGCAACACACCACTGCACATAGCGGCCAAAGCCGGCCAGGTGTCTCAGGTGGAGCTGCTCTCGGTGTACGGTGCCGACCCTGGAGCTCCGGACGCCAACGGAAACACACCCATTGAATACGCAAG ACAGGCGGGCCACCCAGACCTGGCTGATCGACTGGTGGAGATCCAGTATGAGCTGACCGACAGGCTGGCCTTTTACTTGTGCAGCCGGAGGCCAG ATCATAAGAACGGACAGCACTTCATAATACCGCAGCTGGCAGACAG CTCTCAGGATTTGTCCGTGTTGGCCAAAGCTGCTAAAAAAAAGCTGCAGTCG CTCAGCAACCACCTGTTCGAGGAGCTGGCGATGGACGTGTACGATGAGGTGGACAGAAGGGAAACGGACGCAG TTTGGCTGACCGCACAGAGCCACAGCAGCCTGGTGACTGAAGCCGTGCTCGTGCCTTTCCTTCCTGTGAACCCCGAGTACTCATCGACGCGAAACCAG GGAAGACAGAAGCTCGCCAGGTTCAACGCTCACGAGTTTGCCACTCTGATCATCGACATCCTGAGCGATGCGATGCGCCGCCAGCAGGGGAACTCCGCCCCGAGTCCTAAAG ATGAGCTGATTCTGAAGCGTGCGAGCAGTCGCCACGCGAGCGACAGCCAAGACCCCGACCAGCCTGACTACGACAGCGTGGCGTCAGACGAGGACACGGACGTCGAAGTGCACTCTGCCAAAACCAACCGGGCTAAG AGTCTGGACTCGGACCAGTCGGACGGCCCGGTGACGGTGCAGGACTTTCTGGAGGTGAAGAATGCCCTGACTGCCTCGGAGGCCAAAATCGAGCAGCTGATGAAGGCCAACGTCACGCTGACCGAGGAGCTGCGGCTCATGCAGAAAAAG CTTCACTCTCTGCAAAGTGAGAACGGCTCTCTCAGATGCCAGGTTTCAGCCCCGCCTCCCAGTCAGACCCCCAGGGCCCCCGAAGCCCCAAACCCATCCGTACCCCTGAAAACTCGCTCCATGTCCATGTACGAGACGAGCTCAGGTCTGAGGCCTTTTCTCCCCAAAGGAGAGCCGCCTCAACCTGAGGAGTTCCCCTCCCTGCAGCCCTTCCTAACCTAT GTCTCCAAGGCGGATAAGCGGAGCAGTGTGTCTGACGGCGATTATGACAACACAGTCCACGACTCTGAGCTGGAGGATTCTGG TCTGGACGGCAAAAGCAGGTTGCGGGTTCTCGGCTGGGGGGAGGGGCCAGATGACCAGGAGGCGGAGCCTAACGCAGCACTCCCAACTACAGAGGACGTGATCCGCAAAACCGAGCAGATTACCAAAAACATCCAGGAGCTGCTAAAGGCCGCCCAGGACAGCCAGCAGGACAG GCCGAGTGAGCCGCGGGACAACGCGCGGAGGCTCCGGCACAGTCTGGGCTGTTTTAGCACCCTCATGCCCTGGGCCGAGAAGCCCCCCTCCCCTATGCAGCCCTTCGGGCTCCGTAGCTCCGGAACATCTAGCAACCCTAAAACCCCCATCAGCCCCAACAACCCGGCCTCTTG CTTTGTATCCTGTGCAGAAAGAATACACGTGGCTGTAAGTGACATGGCGGCGCTATTTCCCAAG AAGCCTCGGTCGGAGACGGTCCGCGGCTCCTTGCGGCTGCTCAAGGCCAGCGCCCACCGGCTGCAGGTCCAGTGCAAGAAAACATCCACTGCAGACAGCGTCTTCATGCAGCAGATCATCCAGTGTGCCTACGACATCGCCAAGGCCGCCAAGCAACTCGTCACCATAACCACCAAAGAGAATTGCAACTGA
- the git2a gene encoding ARF GTPase-activating protein GIT2a isoform X3, whose translation MSKRGRSSEVCADCGLPDPRWASVNRAVLICDQCCSVHRSLGRHSSQIRHLVHTAWSPTQLQMVRTLYKSGSNSIWEHSLLDSSSAASGRRKASPQDKLHPNKAEFIRAKYQMLAFIHRMPCRDDDSFTAKDLSKQLHSSVRTGNLETSLRLLSLGAQANFFHPEKGNTPLHIAAKAGQVSQVELLSVYGADPGAPDANGNTPIEYARQAGHPDLADRLVEIQYELTDRLAFYLCSRRPDHKNGQHFIIPQLADSSQDLSVLAKAAKKKLQSLSNHLFEELAMDVYDEVDRRETDAVWLTAQSHSSLVTEAVLVPFLPVNPEYSSTRNQGRQKLARFNAHEFATLIIDILSDAMRRQQGNSAPSPKDELILKRASSRHASDSQDPDQPDYDSVASDEDTDVEVHSAKTNRAKSLDSDQSDGPVTVQDFLEVKNALTASEAKIEQLMKANVTLTEELRLMQKKLHSLQSENGSLRCQVSAPPPSQTPRAPEAPNPSVPLKTRSMSMYETSSGLRPFLPKGEPPQPEEFPSLQPFLTYVSKADKRSSVSDGDYDNTVHDSELEDSGLDGKSRLRVLGWGEGPDDQEAEPNAALPTTEDVIRKTEQITKNIQELLKAAQDSQQDSFVSCAERIHVAVSDMAALFPKKPRSETVRGSLRLLKASAHRLQVQCKKTSTADSVFMQQIIQCAYDIAKAAKQLVTITTKENCN comes from the exons ATGTCTAAACGAGGGCGAAGCAGTGAAGTGTGTGCGGACTGCGGTTTACCAG aTCCACGCTGGGCGTCAGTGAACAGAGCAGTGCTGATCTGCGATCAGTGCTGCAGTGTACACCGCAGCCTCGGACGCCACAGCTCACAGATACGCCACCTCGTACACACCGCCTGGTCTCCAACACAACTGCAG aTGGTCCGGACACTGTATAAAAGTGGGTCGAACTCCATTTGGGAGCATTCCCTGCTGGACTCCTCCTCGGCGGCGAGCGGCAGGAGGAAGGCCAGTCCTCAGGATAAACTTCA CCCAAACAAAGCCGAGTTCATCAGAGCCAAGTATCAGATGCTGGCCTTCATCCATCGGATGCCCTGTCGGGATGACGACAGCTTCACAGCGAAGGACCTAAGCAAG CAACTTCACTCCAGCGTGCGGACGGGTAACCTGGAGACGTCTCTGCGGTTGCTGTCCCTCGGAGCTCAGGCCAACTTCTTCCACCCG GAGAAGGGCAACACACCACTGCACATAGCGGCCAAAGCCGGCCAGGTGTCTCAGGTGGAGCTGCTCTCGGTGTACGGTGCCGACCCTGGAGCTCCGGACGCCAACGGAAACACACCCATTGAATACGCAAG ACAGGCGGGCCACCCAGACCTGGCTGATCGACTGGTGGAGATCCAGTATGAGCTGACCGACAGGCTGGCCTTTTACTTGTGCAGCCGGAGGCCAG ATCATAAGAACGGACAGCACTTCATAATACCGCAGCTGGCAGACAG CTCTCAGGATTTGTCCGTGTTGGCCAAAGCTGCTAAAAAAAAGCTGCAGTCG CTCAGCAACCACCTGTTCGAGGAGCTGGCGATGGACGTGTACGATGAGGTGGACAGAAGGGAAACGGACGCAG TTTGGCTGACCGCACAGAGCCACAGCAGCCTGGTGACTGAAGCCGTGCTCGTGCCTTTCCTTCCTGTGAACCCCGAGTACTCATCGACGCGAAACCAG GGAAGACAGAAGCTCGCCAGGTTCAACGCTCACGAGTTTGCCACTCTGATCATCGACATCCTGAGCGATGCGATGCGCCGCCAGCAGGGGAACTCCGCCCCGAGTCCTAAAG ATGAGCTGATTCTGAAGCGTGCGAGCAGTCGCCACGCGAGCGACAGCCAAGACCCCGACCAGCCTGACTACGACAGCGTGGCGTCAGACGAGGACACGGACGTCGAAGTGCACTCTGCCAAAACCAACCGGGCTAAG AGTCTGGACTCGGACCAGTCGGACGGCCCGGTGACGGTGCAGGACTTTCTGGAGGTGAAGAATGCCCTGACTGCCTCGGAGGCCAAAATCGAGCAGCTGATGAAGGCCAACGTCACGCTGACCGAGGAGCTGCGGCTCATGCAGAAAAAG CTTCACTCTCTGCAAAGTGAGAACGGCTCTCTCAGATGCCAGGTTTCAGCCCCGCCTCCCAGTCAGACCCCCAGGGCCCCCGAAGCCCCAAACCCATCCGTACCCCTGAAAACTCGCTCCATGTCCATGTACGAGACGAGCTCAGGTCTGAGGCCTTTTCTCCCCAAAGGAGAGCCGCCTCAACCTGAGGAGTTCCCCTCCCTGCAGCCCTTCCTAACCTAT GTCTCCAAGGCGGATAAGCGGAGCAGTGTGTCTGACGGCGATTATGACAACACAGTCCACGACTCTGAGCTGGAGGATTCTGG TCTGGACGGCAAAAGCAGGTTGCGGGTTCTCGGCTGGGGGGAGGGGCCAGATGACCAGGAGGCGGAGCCTAACGCAGCACTCCCAACTACAGAGGACGTGATCCGCAAAACCGAGCAGATTACCAAAAACATCCAGGAGCTGCTAAAGGCCGCCCAGGACAGCCAGCAGGACAG CTTTGTATCCTGTGCAGAAAGAATACACGTGGCTGTAAGTGACATGGCGGCGCTATTTCCCAAG AAGCCTCGGTCGGAGACGGTCCGCGGCTCCTTGCGGCTGCTCAAGGCCAGCGCCCACCGGCTGCAGGTCCAGTGCAAGAAAACATCCACTGCAGACAGCGTCTTCATGCAGCAGATCATCCAGTGTGCCTACGACATCGCCAAGGCCGCCAAGCAACTCGTCACCATAACCACCAAAGAGAATTGCAACTGA